In the Arachis stenosperma cultivar V10309 chromosome 8, arast.V10309.gnm1.PFL2, whole genome shotgun sequence genome, AAGATATATATGATCACTTTTTTGTTTTCGTGATAAATATATGTCGTTTATGCGTCCCGTCCAGTTGAACAGCTGAAACAACTCTCTCCTCGATATGTCTTCGGGAAGGTTGTCCACGAAGATTGAGAAAGACTCATTCTCAAGTCTTCAATACTCTTCTCGGTTCCAAACTCTTGGATCTTTGTCGTGTTCCCTAAACCTAGCCCTCCCTGTGTTTCCCACCCACGCTCTCTCTCTCATCGCTCTCTCTCAAGCTATTTATCTAACTACTATTTACTTGCCCCGATGTTGGTAATTTATAACAATATGTAGTTGATCAATAATGAAAATGATGTATAACAtgttaaaattatgaaaattaataTACGATCAGATTTTATAAAATGTTCACATGACAATATATTTATGTCCTTGTTTTTTCTGTATAAATTCATTATTAAACATGTTGGATTTTGattctctaaagtttgaatttcattttagAGAGGAAAGTGtgattttttactatttattttataagtgagaccaaaagaaaatatgagagagaaaacaTTCAAGGGtgagaaattatattttatccgtgaaaattcaaaatttagagcaAATTTAAACATGTTATCTCAGTTCTGCTCTTGTTTTCTGATGGTGCTGTCTAATGGGCCACATTAATGTAAGCAGTCAAGATTGGGCCTCACTCATATTTCACCCTTTATAAAACACCTAAAATTTACAACCAAAACATTTAAACACCAAAACTTGGAACAAAACCAAAAAACAACTCACCGATAAAACTGCATCTTCAGTTCATTTGGGCTTTGGGTTGAAGTCAGCAATTCAGAGAGCATGAGGATTATTTTAGGTTGACACCAAGCACGTGACGTGACAGCCTGTGGCTGTGAGGAACATGCAAAGTTGAGTCTGGCATGGCCGCCACGTGCTTCTAACTCAACTCAAGTACTACATATCACACaaattcttgaaaattttttgggGTTAATATCTTTAGATATTGATGAAATTAAAGTATACAATATGTAGAGGATGTATTTCCTGTGTATTGTCAATCCGTAGGAATGTATTGTACTATTGTCtcgtttttaaaattttgaaaaacgttataaaaattaataaccgaatgttacgctaaaattttaatatttaaaaaaaaaatagggaATCAACAGAATATTtgtataatatattaatatgtACAATGGTGAtttagaaaatattaaaaatataaccaTTAGTATTATCTTTTGTATTAACGTAAGTTTTtaggatgagtggtatcatgacatggtattagaatTTTAGATTCAAAAGGTTAAAAGTTTAAACTTTGGTGAACCtcaaaattagtttaaattttttagatgaGTGATTTTATGACATGTTTATTATCCTAGTACTCGGATGATTATTTTGAATATTATAGATGATACTCATTTTATAACTAGTATCCGAATAGTTATTTTTGATACTATAAATaatgttcattttataattCGTATAACCTATTATACACAATATACAAATATTCCATTGTACTCTTATTCTTTGTTATTTCTTGCGTttgatattaaattttattttattaatatttttgcaCCTAAAAATAACTCCAAATTCTTTGCTTGCGTGGGAAGCGAGACCTCATTCAACACATCAGACGGCTGAGATTTACCCATTACTTATTATAGCAGTATTAGTTATCCTTTTCTTCCTTAGAAGTAAGCAGTATTAGACTATTAGTTATCTGTTTTATATGAGGACATACATAATGTCAATGGACACTGGTCCTAGCTAACCTCGAATTAAATAATTACTTTCCCTTGTTTGCCAAGGGAGGCTCAGAAAAGGGGAAACAAAAAAAGGACACCTAGAAAGTCGAAAGAGCACTCCAAATATTAGTTATTTATAGCATGCAATAAGTGAGTGACCAGAACAAAAACAGACAGAAATAAGTATCGCTCACCCAGTCCAATAAAATTCAATCTGAGTTGTATAAAATTCGTAAATTATGACCATTTCGCATAATAGTGCCTTCCCAGGCTAATTCCGCCATCAATTTAGCAAAATCGTATCCCTTTCATTTCATGTTCATCCCCTCTTTATGGTACTCAATACTCGATTTTCAAGGTTGTTTCCCAATATAAAAAACggggcaaaaaaaaaaatctgctTTTTTAttggtaaaatttttaaactctGAAAATGCTATCACCAaactctttctctcttctttttgcTATTCTTCTATGCTTACCTTTGGCCATTGTGTTCACCACCaccacaaccaccaccataaCCACCTCCACTACTACAATCACAATTACAAAGAACACCACTATCACCACCGCCAAACTCTTTCATGACCCAAACCCACCAATCCCAAATCTCACAACCACCTTCTACATCAAACATCCCAACAACACATCACGCCAACCACCGCCACCGCCACCATCTGAAGCAGTGGCGGAGTATAACGACGATGGAGAAGAGAAAGAACTCTTCCGTATGGCTTCACGTGCAAAACGAAAACCCACTAACACTAAAAAACTAGCGTTCATGTTCCTCACAACAACGCCACTTCCATTCGCACCTTTATGGGAATCGTTTTTCAACAAATCACCGAGAAATCTCTACAACATTTACGTCCACGCGGACCCCACATTCTCCTATGACCCACCGTTTTCCGGTGTTTTCCGCAACCGCACAATCCCTTCAAAACCCACCGCTAGATACACTCCCACACTCGCAGCGGCGGCGCGTAGATTGCTCGCACGCGCCCTCATCCACGACCGCAACAACCACATGTTCCTCCTTCTCTCCCCTTCTTGCATCCCACTTCACTCCTTCAACTTCACATACTCCACGCTCGCTCACTCGCGCAAGAGCTTCATCGAGATCCTCACCAACGAAACTGGTTCCTATGATCGATGGGCGGCGCGTGGAGATCACGTGATGCTTCCAGAGGTGACACTCGGCGAT is a window encoding:
- the LOC130946879 gene encoding glycosyltransferase BC10; translation: MLSPNSFSLLFAILLCLPLAIVFTTTTTTTITTSTTTITITKNTTITTAKLFHDPNPPIPNLTTTFYIKHPNNTSRQPPPPPPSEAVAEYNDDGEEKELFRMASRAKRKPTNTKKLAFMFLTTTPLPFAPLWESFFNKSPRNLYNIYVHADPTFSYDPPFSGVFRNRTIPSKPTARYTPTLAAAARRLLARALIHDRNNHMFLLLSPSCIPLHSFNFTYSTLAHSRKSFIEILTNETGSYDRWAARGDHVMLPEVTLGDFRIGSQFWALTRKHARLVVSETRLWSKFKLPCVRWDTCYPEENYFPTLLAMWDSRGCVHATLTHVDWSGSEDGHPRMYQKENVGPELFWALRKGRPRYGDGGREIRRRRDPFLFARKFAPDSLQALMQIADDFILRD